Proteins from one Catenuloplanes atrovinosus genomic window:
- a CDS encoding ABC transporter permease, whose amino-acid sequence MPASRRRSRRVPAALLIPALLGLAFLVLPLAGLLIRAPWGTLPERLAEPSVLAALRLSLLTATLATVLCLLLGVPLAWLLARVEFRGRRLVRALVTVPLVLPPVVGGVALLLVFGRRGIVGQWLDSAFGITLPFTTAGVVLAEAFVALPFLVIAVEGALRGADARYEEAAATLGAGRWTTFTHVTLPLVAPGIAAGAVLCWARALGEFGATITFAGNFPGRTQTMPLAVYLALERDVEAAIVLSLILLAVSVTILAALRDRWVGSAS is encoded by the coding sequence ATGCCGGCTTCCAGGCGCCGTAGCCGGCGGGTCCCGGCCGCGCTGCTGATCCCCGCGCTGCTGGGGCTGGCGTTCCTGGTGCTGCCGCTGGCCGGGCTGCTGATCCGGGCGCCGTGGGGCACGCTGCCGGAGCGGCTGGCCGAGCCGAGCGTGCTGGCCGCGCTGCGCCTGTCGCTGCTCACCGCCACGCTCGCGACCGTGCTCTGCCTGCTGCTCGGCGTACCGCTGGCGTGGCTGCTGGCCCGGGTCGAGTTCCGCGGCCGGCGCCTGGTCCGCGCGCTGGTCACCGTGCCGCTGGTGCTGCCGCCGGTGGTCGGCGGCGTGGCGCTGCTGCTGGTCTTCGGCCGGCGCGGCATCGTCGGGCAGTGGCTCGACTCCGCTTTCGGGATCACGCTGCCGTTCACCACCGCGGGCGTGGTGCTGGCCGAGGCGTTCGTGGCGCTGCCGTTCCTGGTGATCGCGGTGGAGGGCGCGCTGCGCGGCGCGGACGCGCGTTACGAGGAGGCCGCGGCCACCCTCGGCGCCGGGCGCTGGACCACGTTCACGCACGTCACGCTGCCGCTGGTGGCGCCCGGCATCGCGGCCGGCGCGGTGCTCTGCTGGGCCCGGGCGCTGGGCGAGTTCGGTGCCACGATCACGTTCGCGGGCAACTTCCCGGGGCGTACCCAGACCATGCCGCTCGCCGTCTACCTGGCGCTGGAACGGGACGTGGAGGCCGCGATCGTGCTGAGCCTGATCCTGCTGGCCGTCTCCGTCACCATCCTGGCCGCGCTGCGCGACCGATGGGTCGGGTCCGCCTCATGA
- the modA gene encoding molybdate ABC transporter substrate-binding protein, with the protein MRLRGIVVVAVLLLTGCGGGQDNAPAGGTGSAAPAGAELTGQLTVFAAASLTESFDRIGQEMQARNPQLFITFNYGGSSGLATQINEGAPADVFAAASPATMATVADRGNTASAPVVFARNQLVIAVAKGNPKKITGLSDLTRPELKVALCAKEVPCGAAATTALAGVTLTPVTLEQDVKAALAKVKLGEVDAALVYRTDARASASDVDGVEFPESATAINDYPIAVLKDAPNPAAAESFIAYVRAEGLAVLTDAGFQAP; encoded by the coding sequence ATGAGGCTGCGTGGCATCGTGGTGGTCGCGGTCCTGCTGCTCACCGGCTGCGGCGGCGGCCAGGACAACGCGCCCGCCGGCGGCACCGGCTCGGCCGCTCCGGCCGGGGCCGAGCTGACCGGGCAGCTCACGGTCTTCGCGGCGGCGTCGCTGACCGAGTCGTTCGACCGGATCGGGCAGGAGATGCAGGCGCGGAACCCGCAGCTGTTCATCACGTTCAACTACGGCGGCAGCTCCGGCCTGGCCACGCAGATCAACGAGGGCGCGCCGGCCGACGTGTTCGCCGCCGCGTCGCCGGCCACCATGGCCACGGTCGCGGACCGGGGCAACACCGCGTCCGCGCCCGTCGTGTTCGCGCGGAATCAGCTGGTCATCGCGGTGGCGAAGGGTAACCCGAAGAAGATCACCGGGCTGTCCGACCTGACCCGGCCGGAGCTGAAGGTCGCGCTCTGCGCCAAGGAGGTGCCGTGCGGTGCCGCCGCGACGACGGCGCTGGCCGGCGTGACGCTGACGCCGGTCACGCTGGAGCAGGACGTGAAGGCCGCGCTGGCCAAGGTGAAGCTCGGCGAGGTGGACGCGGCGCTGGTCTACCGCACGGACGCGCGGGCGTCCGCGTCCGACGTGGACGGCGTGGAGTTCCCGGAGTCGGCCACCGCGATCAACGACTATCCGATCGCGGTGCTGAAGGACGCGCCGAACCCGGCCGCGGCCGAGTCGTTCATCGCGTACGTCCGGGCCGAGGGCCTCGCGGTGCTGACGGATGCCGGCTTCCAGGCGCCGTAG
- a CDS encoding TOBE domain-containing protein, whose product MARFRIGEAAELLGVSADTVRRWIDGGRLPAGRDEQGHRLVEGEDLAAFVREQHEHADPASETSSARNRLRGIVTAVTKDAVMAQVDLQAGPFRIVSLMSREAVDELDLRVGSVAVAVIKSTTVVVETAPLGRRTA is encoded by the coding sequence GTGGCGCGTTTTCGGATCGGGGAGGCGGCCGAGCTGCTCGGCGTGAGCGCGGACACCGTGCGCCGGTGGATCGACGGCGGGCGGCTGCCGGCCGGGCGGGACGAGCAGGGACACCGGCTGGTCGAGGGGGAGGACCTGGCCGCGTTCGTGCGCGAGCAGCACGAGCACGCGGATCCGGCGTCGGAGACCTCGTCCGCGCGCAACCGGCTGCGCGGCATCGTCACCGCGGTCACCAAGGACGCGGTGATGGCGCAGGTCGACCTCCAGGCCGGCCCGTTCCGGATCGTGTCGCTGATGAGCCGGGAGGCCGTCGACGAGTTGGACCTGCGGGTCGGCTCGGTGGCGGTCGCCGTGATCAAGTCGACCACCGTCGTGGTGGAGACGGCACCCCTGGGGAGGAGAACGGCATGA
- a CDS encoding HAD family hydrolase — MQPTRILFDFFGTLVDYSSSRTAQGYPKTYATVRNWGVEVGYERMLAEWSATCLELDRICEAGHREYSMLEAAAHFLPKILGRRSTAAQGAEFVDAYLDEWNAGVTYPEGIGRFVRALAERYQLAVVTNTHWASLVPHHLVAMGLSDAFALVVTSVELGRRKPHPQIYATALAALGARPDETVFVGDTFEPDFLGPEAAGIRAYLIDPRAQAPIPADRRLTSVFDLSQKL; from the coding sequence GTGCAGCCCACTCGGATCCTCTTCGACTTCTTCGGCACGCTGGTCGACTACTCGTCCAGCCGCACCGCCCAGGGCTACCCCAAGACCTATGCCACGGTCCGGAACTGGGGTGTCGAGGTCGGCTACGAGCGCATGCTCGCCGAGTGGTCCGCCACCTGCCTGGAGCTCGACCGCATCTGCGAGGCCGGCCACCGGGAGTACTCGATGCTGGAGGCCGCCGCCCACTTCCTGCCGAAGATCCTGGGCCGCCGCTCCACCGCCGCCCAGGGCGCCGAGTTCGTCGACGCCTACCTCGACGAGTGGAACGCGGGCGTGACGTACCCCGAGGGCATCGGCCGTTTCGTCCGCGCGTTGGCCGAGCGCTACCAGCTCGCCGTGGTCACCAACACGCACTGGGCCTCGCTGGTGCCGCACCACCTGGTCGCGATGGGCCTGTCCGACGCGTTCGCCCTGGTCGTAACGTCCGTCGAGCTGGGCCGGCGCAAGCCGCACCCGCAGATCTACGCCACCGCGCTCGCGGCGCTCGGCGCCCGCCCCGACGAGACCGTCTTCGTCGGCGACACCTTCGAGCCCGACTTCCTCGGCCCCGAGGCGGCCGGCATCCGCGCCTACCTCATCGACCCGCGCGCGCAGGCGCCCATCCCGGCGGACCGCCGGCTCACCTCGGTCTTCGACCTGAGCCAGAAGCTCTAG
- a CDS encoding DUF72 domain-containing protein has protein sequence MGGIRIGTSGWADRELTSSGWYPREFNDPAGRLAYYARHFDLVEVDTTYYGIPAPETARAWAERTPDGFTFNVKAFSLFTGHPTPASAIPAALRPAGGAARLRRRDLDPDAYERLWDGFHDVLTPLADAGRLGVVLLQFPPWLTRGERAKERIIATADRCRPHRVAVELRHPSWFAEDDVLDTLLFLQAHDLSHVIVDMPQGTPSSVPPITVSTADPAVVRFHGHSDAWESGDKREKFRYEYGDEELAEWASRLRELAGEGDELHALINTCCGDTAPRTALRLAAMLTSAPTGPRPR, from the coding sequence ATGGGTGGCATTCGGATCGGCACGTCCGGCTGGGCGGACCGGGAGCTGACCTCGTCCGGCTGGTACCCGCGCGAGTTCAACGATCCGGCCGGTCGGCTGGCGTACTACGCGCGGCACTTCGACCTGGTCGAAGTGGACACCACGTACTACGGCATCCCGGCGCCGGAGACCGCGCGCGCCTGGGCCGAGCGCACGCCGGACGGCTTCACCTTCAACGTGAAGGCGTTCTCGCTGTTCACCGGCCATCCCACGCCCGCGAGTGCGATCCCGGCCGCGCTCCGCCCGGCCGGCGGCGCGGCCCGGCTGCGTCGCCGGGACCTCGACCCGGACGCGTACGAGCGGCTCTGGGACGGATTCCACGACGTGCTCACGCCGCTGGCGGACGCCGGCCGGCTGGGCGTGGTGCTGCTCCAGTTCCCGCCGTGGCTGACCCGCGGCGAGCGGGCCAAGGAGCGGATCATCGCGACCGCGGACCGCTGCCGGCCGCACCGGGTCGCGGTGGAGCTGCGGCACCCGAGCTGGTTCGCCGAGGACGACGTGCTGGACACGCTGCTGTTCCTCCAGGCGCACGACCTCTCGCACGTGATCGTGGACATGCCGCAGGGCACACCGTCGTCGGTACCGCCGATCACGGTCAGCACCGCGGACCCGGCCGTGGTGCGCTTCCACGGTCACAGCGACGCGTGGGAGTCCGGCGACAAGCGGGAGAAGTTCCGCTACGAGTACGGCGACGAGGAACTGGCCGAGTGGGCGAGCCGGCTGCGCGAGCTGGCCGGCGAGGGTGACGAACTGCACGCCCTGATCAACACGTGCTGCGGCGACACCGCCCCGCGCACCGCGCTGCGCCTCGCCGCGATGCTCACGTCCGCGCCGACGGGGCCCCGTCCGCGGTAG
- a CDS encoding UDP-N-acetylglucosamine--N-acetylmuramyl-(pentapeptide) pyrophosphoryl-undecaprenol N-acetylglucosamine transferase has translation MTIYSSAARVGEIKIIFTGGGTGGHTYPALTTIRTIRERLSRAGTEPEILWVGVSHGLEAKISVQNNVPFKAITTGKLRRHINVRDQLRNLADAFRIPWGVLQAIATVARVKPDVVVSTGGYVCVPVGVAAWLLRRPLVMHEQTLAVGLANRILARLATRILVSHESSIEHLPAKARSRAVVTGNPIRPEVFMGQRERAIAGYGLDPRLPLVYITGGAQGALQINKLISEVLPDLLTRAQVLHQCGDHSYDMMRERHASLPPQLQQRYTVFPYIHDELPDVLAAADVVVARSGAGTIAELNALGKACVYIPLIPTQGDEQRRAARHLADQGAARMLAAADATPDRLRQELIALLDDPAYRQRISEAARVHGRPDAATAVADEVLAAAHRP, from the coding sequence ATGACCATCTACAGCAGTGCCGCCCGGGTGGGCGAGATCAAGATCATTTTCACCGGCGGGGGTACGGGTGGTCACACCTACCCGGCGCTGACCACGATCCGGACCATCCGGGAGCGGCTGTCCCGGGCCGGCACCGAGCCCGAGATCCTCTGGGTCGGCGTCTCGCACGGTCTGGAAGCCAAGATCTCGGTGCAGAACAACGTGCCGTTCAAGGCGATCACCACCGGCAAGCTGCGCCGGCACATCAACGTGCGGGACCAGCTGCGCAACCTGGCCGACGCGTTCCGCATCCCGTGGGGCGTGCTCCAGGCGATCGCCACCGTGGCCCGGGTCAAGCCGGACGTGGTGGTCTCCACCGGTGGCTACGTGTGCGTGCCGGTCGGCGTCGCCGCCTGGCTGCTGCGCCGCCCGCTGGTCATGCACGAGCAGACGCTCGCGGTCGGGCTGGCCAACCGCATCCTGGCCCGGCTCGCCACCCGCATCCTGGTCAGCCACGAGTCGTCGATCGAGCACCTGCCGGCCAAGGCCCGGTCCCGCGCCGTGGTCACCGGCAACCCGATCCGCCCCGAGGTGTTCATGGGCCAGCGCGAGCGGGCGATAGCGGGCTACGGTCTCGACCCGCGGCTGCCGCTGGTCTACATCACCGGCGGTGCGCAGGGCGCGCTCCAGATCAACAAGCTGATCTCCGAGGTGCTGCCGGACCTGCTCACCCGCGCCCAGGTGCTGCACCAGTGCGGCGACCACTCCTACGACATGATGCGCGAGCGGCACGCGTCGCTGCCGCCGCAGCTCCAGCAGCGGTACACGGTGTTCCCGTACATCCACGACGAGTTGCCGGACGTGCTCGCCGCCGCGGACGTGGTGGTGGCCCGCAGCGGCGCCGGCACGATCGCGGAGCTCAACGCGCTGGGCAAGGCGTGCGTCTACATCCCGCTGATCCCGACGCAGGGCGACGAGCAGCGCCGCGCCGCGCGGCACCTGGCCGACCAGGGCGCCGCGCGCATGCTGGCGGCCGCGGACGCGACGCCGGACCGGCTGCGCCAGGAGCTGATCGCCCTGCTGGACGACCCGGCGTACCGTCAGCGGATCTCCGAGGCCGCGCGCGTGCACGGCCGTCCGGACGCGGCCACGGCGGTGGCGGACGAGGTGCTGGCCGCGGCGCACCGCCCCTGA
- a CDS encoding AAA family ATPase codes for MVHTVARLAERLRAARQQSFVGRRRELSGFRDALAATPGAYAVLYLHGAGGVGKSTLLRRFADEARDAGRAVVEIDGGAIEATPAGFEAAAGAAAGDEGVVLLVDSFERCQDLEGWLRETYLPKLPAGAVAVLAGQEPPDPLWASDVSWSELLRVSMLGDLEPGEAAALLRLRGVPEAQHQPVLAFAGGHPLALSLAASAAASAPSPWMPTRDVLTTLIDQLIGEVPSPLHRLALEVCAHAESTTEELLRAVVGDRAATIFDWLRRRPFVESDRYGLYPHGVVRGALEADLRWRDPQGYERLHHKVAMHVLDRARNASGEAVRPAMRALWHLLRANDVLGTFQNTPGRVDGSVHAVPLSDQDHAAVRELGPSAEVLGFWLARRPEAFTAYRRVTDGALIAYAAQLRLTEPDPDELAADPAVALAWAATEAAPPRPGEHVLITRFLHPPIDRRPREAGMLMQMQVLEAWIRSARLAWSFVVVPEPDRVLPILTFTDHHPVPGGARIMIEGETYGVFGHDWRALPVDAWITALNARLLFGPEARPGRPAFTVLSRADFDTAVRDALRNWHLPDALESNPLLRTHLIGDRGGNPVQTLRDLIVEAVDSLRDDAREGKLHRALATTYFHRAPTQEAAAEKLGVPFSTYRRHLTRGVERVAERLWQLEV; via the coding sequence ATGGTGCACACGGTCGCGCGGCTCGCGGAACGCCTCCGGGCCGCGCGGCAACAGTCGTTCGTCGGGCGGCGCCGTGAGCTGAGCGGCTTCCGCGACGCGCTCGCCGCCACTCCCGGCGCGTACGCCGTGCTCTACCTGCACGGCGCCGGTGGCGTCGGCAAGTCCACGCTGCTGCGCCGGTTCGCGGACGAGGCGCGCGACGCCGGCCGTGCCGTCGTGGAGATCGACGGCGGCGCGATCGAGGCCACGCCGGCCGGATTCGAGGCGGCGGCGGGCGCCGCGGCCGGTGACGAGGGCGTGGTGCTGCTCGTCGACTCGTTCGAGCGGTGCCAGGACCTGGAGGGCTGGCTGCGCGAGACGTACCTGCCGAAGTTGCCGGCCGGCGCGGTCGCGGTGCTCGCCGGGCAGGAGCCGCCCGACCCGCTCTGGGCGTCCGACGTGTCCTGGTCCGAGCTGCTGCGCGTGTCCATGCTCGGCGACCTGGAGCCGGGCGAGGCGGCCGCGCTGCTGCGGCTGCGCGGCGTGCCGGAGGCGCAGCACCAGCCGGTGCTGGCGTTCGCCGGTGGCCACCCGCTCGCGCTCAGCCTGGCCGCGTCCGCCGCCGCGTCCGCACCCTCGCCGTGGATGCCCACCCGCGACGTGCTCACCACGCTGATCGACCAGCTGATCGGCGAGGTGCCGTCGCCGCTGCACCGGCTCGCGCTGGAGGTCTGTGCGCACGCGGAGAGCACCACGGAGGAGCTGCTGCGCGCGGTGGTCGGCGACCGGGCCGCGACCATCTTCGACTGGCTGCGCCGGCGCCCGTTCGTCGAGTCCGACCGGTACGGGCTCTACCCGCACGGCGTGGTCCGCGGCGCGCTCGAGGCCGACCTGCGCTGGCGCGACCCGCAGGGCTACGAGCGGCTGCACCACAAGGTGGCCATGCACGTGCTGGACCGGGCCCGGAACGCGTCCGGCGAGGCCGTCCGGCCGGCCATGCGCGCGCTCTGGCACCTGCTGCGCGCCAACGACGTGCTCGGCACCTTCCAGAACACGCCGGGCCGGGTGGACGGCTCGGTGCACGCCGTGCCGCTGTCCGATCAGGACCACGCGGCGGTACGCGAGTTGGGCCCGTCCGCCGAGGTCCTGGGCTTCTGGCTGGCGCGGCGGCCGGAGGCGTTCACGGCGTACCGCCGCGTCACGGACGGTGCGCTCATCGCGTACGCCGCCCAGCTGCGCCTCACCGAGCCGGACCCGGACGAATTGGCCGCCGACCCCGCCGTGGCGCTCGCCTGGGCCGCGACCGAGGCGGCCCCGCCCCGCCCGGGCGAGCACGTGCTGATCACCCGCTTCCTGCACCCGCCGATCGACCGGCGCCCGCGCGAGGCCGGGATGCTGATGCAGATGCAGGTCCTGGAGGCGTGGATCCGGTCCGCGCGGCTGGCCTGGTCGTTCGTGGTGGTGCCGGAGCCCGACCGGGTGCTGCCGATCCTGACGTTCACCGACCACCACCCGGTCCCGGGCGGCGCCCGGATCATGATCGAGGGGGAGACGTACGGCGTGTTCGGCCACGACTGGCGGGCGCTGCCGGTCGACGCGTGGATCACCGCCCTGAACGCGCGCCTGCTCTTCGGCCCGGAGGCCCGGCCGGGGCGGCCCGCGTTCACGGTGCTGTCCCGCGCGGACTTCGACACGGCGGTCCGCGACGCGCTGCGGAACTGGCACCTGCCGGACGCGCTGGAGAGCAACCCGCTGCTGCGTACCCACCTGATCGGCGACCGGGGCGGCAACCCGGTGCAGACGCTGCGCGACCTGATCGTCGAGGCGGTCGACTCGCTACGCGACGACGCCCGGGAGGGAAAGCTGCACCGCGCGCTGGCCACCACGTACTTCCACCGCGCGCCGACGCAGGAGGCGGCCGCGGAGAAGCTCGGCGTGCCGTTCAGCACATACCGGCGGCACCTGACCCGCGGCGTCGAACGGGTGGCCGAACGGCTCTGGCAGCTGGAAGTCTGA
- a CDS encoding ATP-binding protein, producing the protein MNNDGSWLTDRVVAAERETGTPFDLSECVREPIHRLGGIQSYGALVALRADTIAVVSENASALLGPGAVPGARYWDPAQLDALRALADADAGQTAMMPVEVDGRWFDATVHRSDGLLVLEFEPAAAVTTPFTTFYAPIRSALVRLQTATTVVEAARAAVREVRAITGFDRVVAYRFESVDGPGEVIAEEVAEGEEPWLGLWFPATDIPPQARRLYERNWIRVIADVDDATVRLMPADPPLDLSLSVLRTVSPYHLEYLRNIGVASSMSVSLLSGGRLWGLIACHGRTPHTLGPQSRAACEFFGVALSLHLSALDEGDETVARERSRTVIARLIERIAEDLTNPAGFERVVDADAVVVRMDGRTSVHGRDPGPEALEALWAALPPTTAGEPWHSDRLGEDLPAMAPFTGAVDGALVLPLSDTGDLVVWLRRERTSPRRWAADPARPVVLGPHGERLTPRGSTAVFLATVRGRSAPWTPTDLAMAVELGRAIMQIVLAHTRRLSTLNTELSRSNVDLNSFAHAAAHDLKEPLRGIANQAAFLMEDNTDAMDEVTARRLASIQRLATRMDELLNALLYYSRLGRTDPHREEIDLRAAVAHAMEIAGPRLETAAVQVTVSPGAVIRADPVLFDEMLVNLLVNAAKYARPDGPRTVEVGTVATGGGPAVFVRDNGIGMPPHLREQAFQLFRRLHPQAAGSDGSGAGLAIVRRIAERHAGRVWADDSPGGGTTIWATFP; encoded by the coding sequence GTGAACAACGACGGATCATGGCTGACCGACCGGGTGGTCGCGGCGGAGCGGGAGACCGGCACGCCGTTCGACCTCTCCGAGTGCGTGCGGGAGCCGATCCACCGGCTCGGCGGCATCCAGTCCTACGGCGCGCTGGTCGCGCTCCGGGCCGACACCATCGCGGTGGTCAGCGAGAACGCGTCCGCGCTGCTCGGGCCGGGCGCGGTGCCCGGCGCCCGCTACTGGGACCCGGCGCAGCTGGACGCGCTGCGCGCGCTGGCCGACGCGGACGCCGGCCAGACCGCGATGATGCCGGTCGAGGTGGACGGCCGGTGGTTCGACGCCACCGTGCACCGCTCCGACGGCCTGCTGGTGCTGGAGTTCGAGCCGGCCGCGGCGGTCACCACGCCGTTCACCACGTTCTACGCGCCGATCCGGTCCGCGCTGGTGCGGCTGCAGACGGCCACGACCGTGGTGGAGGCGGCCCGGGCCGCGGTGCGGGAGGTGCGGGCGATCACCGGCTTCGATCGGGTGGTCGCGTACCGGTTCGAGTCGGTCGACGGGCCCGGCGAGGTGATCGCGGAGGAGGTCGCCGAGGGCGAGGAGCCGTGGCTGGGGCTGTGGTTCCCGGCGACGGACATCCCGCCGCAGGCCCGCCGGCTCTACGAGCGGAACTGGATCCGGGTGATCGCGGACGTGGACGACGCGACCGTGCGGCTGATGCCCGCGGACCCGCCGCTCGACCTGTCGCTGTCCGTGCTCCGCACGGTCTCCCCGTACCACCTGGAGTACCTGCGCAACATCGGCGTGGCGTCGTCGATGTCGGTGTCGCTGCTGTCCGGCGGGCGGCTCTGGGGGCTGATCGCCTGTCACGGCCGTACGCCGCACACGCTCGGCCCGCAGTCGCGGGCGGCCTGCGAGTTCTTCGGCGTGGCGCTGTCGCTGCACCTGAGCGCGCTGGACGAGGGCGACGAGACGGTGGCGCGCGAGCGGTCCCGCACCGTGATCGCCCGGCTGATCGAGCGGATCGCGGAGGACCTGACGAACCCGGCCGGCTTCGAGCGGGTCGTGGACGCGGACGCGGTGGTCGTACGGATGGACGGCCGCACCTCCGTGCACGGCCGCGACCCGGGCCCGGAGGCGCTGGAGGCGCTCTGGGCCGCGCTCCCGCCGACCACCGCCGGCGAGCCGTGGCACAGCGACCGGCTCGGCGAGGACCTGCCCGCGATGGCGCCGTTCACCGGCGCGGTCGACGGCGCGCTGGTGCTGCCGCTGAGCGACACCGGCGATCTGGTGGTCTGGCTGCGCCGGGAGCGCACGTCGCCGCGCCGCTGGGCCGCCGACCCGGCCCGCCCGGTGGTGCTGGGCCCGCACGGTGAGCGGCTGACCCCGCGCGGCTCCACCGCGGTCTTCCTGGCCACGGTACGGGGCCGAAGCGCGCCGTGGACCCCGACCGACCTGGCCATGGCCGTCGAGCTGGGGCGCGCGATCATGCAGATCGTGCTCGCGCACACCCGCCGGCTGTCGACCCTCAACACGGAGCTGAGCCGCAGCAACGTCGACCTGAACTCGTTCGCGCACGCGGCCGCGCACGACCTGAAGGAGCCGCTGCGCGGCATCGCGAACCAGGCCGCGTTCCTGATGGAGGACAACACCGACGCGATGGACGAGGTGACCGCGCGGCGGCTCGCGTCCATCCAGCGGCTCGCCACCCGGATGGACGAACTGCTCAACGCGCTGCTCTACTACTCGCGGCTGGGCCGTACCGACCCGCACCGGGAGGAGATCGACCTGCGCGCGGCCGTGGCGCACGCCATGGAGATCGCCGGCCCCCGCCTGGAGACCGCCGCCGTCCAGGTCACCGTGTCACCCGGCGCGGTCATCCGCGCCGACCCGGTGCTGTTCGACGAGATGCTGGTCAACCTGCTGGTGAACGCGGCCAAGTACGCGCGCCCGGACGGCCCGCGCACGGTCGAGGTCGGCACCGTCGCCACCGGCGGCGGCCCGGCCGTGTTCGTCCGGGACAACGGCATCGGCATGCCGCCCCACCTGCGCGAACAGGCCTTCCAACTGTTCCGGCGTCTGCACCCCCAGGCCGCCGGCTCGGACGGCTCCGGCGCCGGCCTGGCGATCGTCCGCCGCATCGCCGAACGCCACGCCGGCCGCGTCTGGGCCGACGACTCCCCCGGCGGCGGCACCACCATCTGGGCCACGTTCCCGTGA
- a CDS encoding response regulator, which produces MNEDLIMVVEDSDEDVEAIDRAIGRTHPGIRLEFVRSAAEVLPRLTADGATRPGMVLLDLNMPGESGLDVLRRVRAHPDLTGLTMVVFTSSEDPAEADACYAAGADSYIYKPINFALFQTVLRQTLDYWRSRT; this is translated from the coding sequence GTGAACGAAGACCTGATCATGGTGGTGGAGGACTCCGACGAGGACGTGGAGGCGATCGACCGGGCCATCGGCCGCACGCACCCCGGCATCCGCCTGGAGTTCGTCCGTTCCGCCGCCGAGGTGCTGCCGCGCCTGACCGCCGACGGCGCCACCCGTCCCGGCATGGTCCTGCTCGACCTGAACATGCCGGGCGAGAGCGGCCTCGACGTGCTCCGCCGCGTTCGCGCCCACCCGGACCTGACCGGCCTCACCATGGTGGTCTTCACCTCCTCCGAGGACCCGGCCGAGGCGGACGCCTGCTACGCCGCCGGCGCCGACAGCTACATCTACAAGCCGATCAACTTCGCGCTGTTCCAGACCGTTCTCCGGCAGACCCTGGACTACTGGAGATCAAGAACCTAG